GCGAACTTAATTATACACTGACGGAAGGTGAAAGCCTGAAATCGCCTACGAAATTTAAAGGAAATTAAAAAGGAAAAGAGAATAATTAACCTGGAGTTAAATAGAAATTCGACACATCTTTTATTTTATCAACAAACCTCAGTTGAAGGTAACAAACAATCAATCAGATGAAGCAAGCAAATAAAGTGGATCGATATCGTTCACTTTTTATTTTTGGTTAATAATTTTTGGTTGAAAAAACATCGGGTGTTGGAATTAGCGGAAGTACTGGTCAAAAAGGGGAATGGGGATGAAACTTAACCGCGAACGATCGGTTTTGATGTTTTTTGATATATTATTTATCAACCTGACTTTATGGGTGTCCTTTACTGTAAGGTTTGAAGGGAATATACCTATTGTTTATCGCAACAACTGGGTATATTATGCCGTGGTGGTTACCTCTTTGCGCATGGTCTGTTTCTATGTGTTTGGTTTGTACAACAGCCTTTGGGGTTATTCCAGCCTTCCCGAGATGATTCAAATCATAAAAGCGGTTTCCTCTTCTTCTTTGTTGTTATTCTTATTGGACCAGTTCGTTATTACCCCATCAATCCCCAAGAGCATCCACTTTATTTCGTTAGTCATTAACATCCTCCTGATTGGGAGTTCTCGTTTTGCCATCCGCTTGCGGCAAGAAATACTGAATGCTTTTGAAAGCGGCAGGAAACATGGTCGGCGCGTTTTAATTATCGGTGCCGGGCAAGCCGGGGCTTTAATCATTCGGGAGATGCAACAACAATCAACTCCTTATCATCCGGTAGCAATCCTTGACGATAATTATAATAAAATTAAACGTTATCTGCATGGTGTTCCTGTTGTAGGCAGTATCCAACAACTACCAAATACCGTCAAAGAGTATCAGATTGATGAGATCTTGGTGGCGATTCCTTCGGCCTCGAATGAAAGATTGCGTGAGATTGTCGCCCTCGCCAAAGAAACCGGACTGCCCATTCGGATTATCCCGGGGCTGTTGGCTTCGGGCACGGAAAGAATCACCCTTGCTCAGGTCCGCGAGGTACAGATTGAGGATCTTCTAGGTCGTCAACCGGTTAGGTTGAATATTGAAGAGATTGCCGGCTATTTGAAGGGGGAGCGGGTTTTAGTCACTGGTGCCGGCGGTTCCATCGGGTCCGAACTCTGCCGTCAAGTGGCCCGGTTTGAGCCGGAGTGTCTTTTTCTGCTCGGACGCGGGGAAAACTCTATTTACGAGATTGACCTGGAACTAAAAGAGACTTTTCCAGCCTTGTCCAAATTACCGGTCATCATTGATATACGGGACCGCAGACGTTTGGAACAGTTCTTTCGTGAATACCGGCCGACCGTGGTCTTTCATGCCGCTGCCCATAAACATGTCCCTTTGATGGAGAGCGCTCCTGATGAAGCGGTGAAAAACAATGTTTTTGGGACACGAAATGTGGCGGAGTTGTCGGATAAATATGGAGTAAAAAGGTTTGTTATGATCTCTACCGATAAAGCCGTCAACCCCACCAGTGTCATGGGGGCCACTAAACGGGTGGCGGAGATGCTCATTCAACTGCTGGCCCGGGAGAGTAAAACAAAGTTTTGTGCGGTCCGGTTCGGGAATGTCTTGGGGAGTCGCGGTAGTGTCATTCCCCTTTTTCAACACCAGATTGCGAAAGGTGGGCCCGTAACGGTGACCGATCCCGAAATGGTCCGCTTCTTTATGACCATCCCCGAAGCGGTTTCATTGGTTATCCAAGCGGGGGCGATGGGTGAGTTCGGCGAAATTTTCGTACTTGATATGGGGGAACCAGTCAAGATCCTTGATTTGGCCCGTGATTTAATTCGCTTGTCCGGGTTGGTTCCCGGAAAAGATATTGAGATTCAATTTTGTGGGATCCGGCCGGGTGAGAAACTTTACGAAGAGATACTTACTTCCGAAGAAGGAACCAACGCGACCCGTCATGAGCGGATCTTTGTCAGTAAACCCAATGATCTAAACCCGGCACGTTTTTGGGAGGATTTAACTTATCTTGAAAAATGGGTTTCCAATGCTGACCGGGTTAAAGTGGTGGAAAAACTCTGTCAGATGATACCTCGATATACGCCGAGTGAATACTGGCGTGCGCAGTTGGTTACTGCTGCCCGAGCAGAAGTGGGGGCGACCGTTGAAGCATGTGCTGTTCAGAATAAAGGCAGGCTTTAACAAAACGGGCTCCGAAATAATAAAATATAAGCAGGATTGGAAAACATAAAAGGCGGTTCGAACCTTGAAGATTTTAGTCACCGGTTGTCAGGGGCAATTGGGGCGCGAATTATGCCGGCAGTTTGAAGTACGCAACCGGAGGCGCCAAGAGTTTCACGTCGTGGCGACCGATGTTGATACCTTGGATATTACCGATGCCCAACAAGTCAAGAATGTGGTGGAACGGGAGAAGCCCGACGTTATAATCAATACTGCTGCCTACACGAAGGTGGATGCCTGCGAGACTGATGAGCAGACTGCGTTTCGGGTTAATGCCCATGGTGCCCGGAACTTAGCGGTTGCGGCCTATAACATCGGTGCGAAGATCCTCCAGGTGTCGACCGATTATGTCTTTGACGGGACGGGAAGAACCCCTTTACGGGAATATGACCCGGTTAACCCACTAAGTGTTTATGGGAAGAGTAAAGCTTTAGGCGAGCAACTGGTGATGACGACCAATCCCCGGTACTTTATCGTTCGTACTGCCTGGCTCTATGGAGACGGGGCTAACTTCATCCGGACGATCCTGAAATTGGCTTCGGAAAAGGAAGAACTCAAAGTGGTCAATGACCAGGTAGGCACCCCGACCAGTACTGTTGATCTTGCCAAATGTATTCTGGCTTTAATTCAAACCGACTATTACGGTATTTACCATGGAACGTGTGAAGGGGAATGCACCTGGTATGATTTTGCCAGGAGGATATTGGTAGTAAAAGGGATCAAGAAAAGGGTGATTCCAATCAGCACCAAAGAGCTCAACCTACCGGCCAAAAGGCCGGCCTATTCGGTACTGGAAAATTTTATGTTGAAATTGGTTGGGTTAAATACCTTCCGTAATTGGGAAGAGGCCATGACGGAGTATTTGACAAGAGAAGGACATCAATGACATCGATAAATTTGTTTGGTTGGGTAAAATCAATGCAAAGGGATGATTTAGGTGAATATCTCTTTTTCGCCGCCGGACATTTCGGAAATTGAAATTAATGAGGTTATTGATACCTTAAAGTCCGGTTGGATCACCACCGGGCCAAAAACCAAACTTTTTGAAAAGAAGATCGCCGAGTACACCAATACTTCGAAAGCGGTTTGTTTAAATTCGGCGACCGCAGCGTTGGAACTTACCCTGCGTTTACTGGGCATTGGCGAAGGGGACGAAGTAATTACTTCCGCCTACACGTACACAGCGTCGGCAAGCGTTATTCATCATGTGGGAGCGAAAATAGTTCTGGTTGATACAGCGAAAGATTCATACCAAATGGATTATGACCAACTGGAACAGGCAATTACAGAAAGAACAAAAGCCATTATTCCGGTGGATATTGCCGGGGTAATGTGCGATTATGATCGATTGTTTGAAATTGTCGAGCAGAAAAAGAGTTTATTTAAACCGAAAAATGAGATGCAGGAGGCCTTTAACCGAGTAATAGTTGTAGCAGATGCCGCCCATTCCTTCGGTTCAATATACAAGGGAAGAAAAAGCGGGGAAGTGGCTGATTTTACTTGTTTTTCGTTTCATGCGGTAAAAAACCTGACGACAGCAGAAGGCGGAGCTGTCACTTGGCGGGATATCCCGGGAATTGATAACGAGGAAATTTACAGGCAATATATGTTGCTTTCTTTGCATGGGCAATCAAAGGATGCCCTGACCAAAGCGAAAATTGGCGGCTGGGAATATGATATTCTCATGCCGGGTTACAAGTGTAATATGACTGATATTATGGCCGCCCTGGGTCTTGGACAGCTGCAAAGGTATCCGTCTTTATTACAAAGAAGAAGAGAAATTATTGCTATGTATAATGAAGGGTTGAAGGACTGTAATGTTGAGCTTTTAAAGCATTTTAGCGATGATTATTCATCCAATGGCCATCTCTACATGGTAAGACTTCTTGGTAAGAATGAAACTGAGCGAAATAGAATAATTAAGCAAATGGCCCAGAAAGGGATTGCGACCAACGTTCATTATAAACCATTACCGTTATTGACAGCTTATAAGAAGATGGGGTTTGATATTAAAGATTACCCTAATGCTTATGCCCAGTACAAAAATGAAATAACTCTACCTCTTCATACTTTGTTAAGGGATGAGGAGGTAAAATATATCTGTACAAGTTTGCATCAAGTAATAAATTAATTTTTATGTTTATAAGCAAATGAAGATGGGGTAATGATGGTTTTAAGAGAATGGGAAGATTTGCCTGAGTTTATGAAAAATGAACGGGTAAAAGAATATTATGATATTCTATCTCAAAAAAGGGTAAGCTTAGTATTAAAGCGTATTTTTGATTTTGTTCTTGGCTTCATGCTGTTGATTATTCTTTCACCATTATTTATTATTTTAAGTGTTATTATTAAGGTGGATTCAAAAGGTCCTATTATGTTCAGACAAACCAGAGTAACCCAATACGGGAAAAGGTTTAGAATCTTTAAATTCCGGACGATGATTGATAATGCTGACAAAATCGGTGGTCAGATAACTGCGAAAGATGATGCAAGGATTACTAGGGTTGGCAGGGTATTGAGAAAGTATAGGCTAGATGAAATTCCCCAGTTATTTAA
The DNA window shown above is from Capillibacterium thermochitinicola and carries:
- a CDS encoding DegT/DnrJ/EryC1/StrS family aminotransferase, which produces MNISFSPPDISEIEINEVIDTLKSGWITTGPKTKLFEKKIAEYTNTSKAVCLNSATAALELTLRLLGIGEGDEVITSAYTYTASASVIHHVGAKIVLVDTAKDSYQMDYDQLEQAITERTKAIIPVDIAGVMCDYDRLFEIVEQKKSLFKPKNEMQEAFNRVIVVADAAHSFGSIYKGRKSGEVADFTCFSFHAVKNLTTAEGGAVTWRDIPGIDNEEIYRQYMLLSLHGQSKDALTKAKIGGWEYDILMPGYKCNMTDIMAALGLGQLQRYPSLLQRRREIIAMYNEGLKDCNVELLKHFSDDYSSNGHLYMVRLLGKNETERNRIIKQMAQKGIATNVHYKPLPLLTAYKKMGFDIKDYPNAYAQYKNEITLPLHTLLRDEEVKYICTSLHQVIN
- the rfbD gene encoding dTDP-4-dehydrorhamnose reductase, coding for MKILVTGCQGQLGRELCRQFEVRNRRRQEFHVVATDVDTLDITDAQQVKNVVEREKPDVIINTAAYTKVDACETDEQTAFRVNAHGARNLAVAAYNIGAKILQVSTDYVFDGTGRTPLREYDPVNPLSVYGKSKALGEQLVMTTNPRYFIVRTAWLYGDGANFIRTILKLASEKEELKVVNDQVGTPTSTVDLAKCILALIQTDYYGIYHGTCEGECTWYDFARRILVVKGIKKRVIPISTKELNLPAKRPAYSVLENFMLKLVGLNTFRNWEEAMTEYLTREGHQ
- a CDS encoding polysaccharide biosynthesis protein gives rise to the protein MFFDILFINLTLWVSFTVRFEGNIPIVYRNNWVYYAVVVTSLRMVCFYVFGLYNSLWGYSSLPEMIQIIKAVSSSSLLLFLLDQFVITPSIPKSIHFISLVINILLIGSSRFAIRLRQEILNAFESGRKHGRRVLIIGAGQAGALIIREMQQQSTPYHPVAILDDNYNKIKRYLHGVPVVGSIQQLPNTVKEYQIDEILVAIPSASNERLREIVALAKETGLPIRIIPGLLASGTERITLAQVREVQIEDLLGRQPVRLNIEEIAGYLKGERVLVTGAGGSIGSELCRQVARFEPECLFLLGRGENSIYEIDLELKETFPALSKLPVIIDIRDRRRLEQFFREYRPTVVFHAAAHKHVPLMESAPDEAVKNNVFGTRNVAELSDKYGVKRFVMISTDKAVNPTSVMGATKRVAEMLIQLLARESKTKFCAVRFGNVLGSRGSVIPLFQHQIAKGGPVTVTDPEMVRFFMTIPEAVSLVIQAGAMGEFGEIFVLDMGEPVKILDLARDLIRLSGLVPGKDIEIQFCGIRPGEKLYEEILTSEEGTNATRHERIFVSKPNDLNPARFWEDLTYLEKWVSNADRVKVVEKLCQMIPRYTPSEYWRAQLVTAARAEVGATVEACAVQNKGRL
- a CDS encoding sugar transferase, which encodes MVLREWEDLPEFMKNERVKEYYDILSQKRVSLVLKRIFDFVLGFMLLIILSPLFIILSVIIKVDSKGPIMFRQTRVTQYGKRFRIFKFRTMIDNADKIGGQITAKDDARITRVGRVLRKYRLDEIPQLFNIITGDMSFVGTRPEVPKYVEKYTDEMLATLLLPAGVTSEASIQYKDEELLLTNAISVDEVYVNKVLPEKMEYNLRSIEEFSLINDIKTMLRTVVAVVKKEEDKDVRNSVKLKSREKRQEHEW